Proteins encoded by one window of Anopheles maculipalpis chromosome 2RL, idAnoMacuDA_375_x, whole genome shotgun sequence:
- the LOC126556301 gene encoding protein CWC15 homolog — translation MTTAARPTFDPARGGSGRGEKDLSALSKQYSSRDLPGHTKLKYRDQGQSTSEELRNRDFREELEKRERDNKQGKGSAVQTARRAIEQQGSGSVSGSTKRQKLDAPQNLDADDPVDSENSDTDSDEDDTAALLAELNKIKQERAAETAKKERSKQQEEERIRMENILSGNPLLNYSSTAKAEMKVKRRWDDDVVFKNCARSEPEKKANQFVNDSLRSDFHKKFMDKYIK, via the coding sequence ATGACGACCGCTGCCCGTCCGACATTCGATCCCGCGCGCGGTGGTAGTGGCCGTGGCGAGAAGGATCTAAGCGCCCTTTCCAAACAGTACAGCAGTCGTGATCTGCCCGGACACACAAAGCTCAAGTACCGTGACCAAGGCCAAAGCACCAGCGAAGAGCTACGCAACCGGGACTTCCGCGAGGAGCTCGAGAAGCGTGAACGCGATAACAAACAGGGCAAAGGATCGGCCGTACAGACTGCACGCCGTGCCATAGAGCAACAGGGCTCGGGCAGTGTGAGCGGCAGCACCAAACGCCAGAAGCTGGATGCGCCACAGAACTTGGACGCGGATGATCCGGTTGATAGCGAAAACTCGGACACAGATTCGGATGAGGATGATACTGCCGCACTACTAGCCGAGCTGAACAAAATCAAGCAAGAACGAGCGGCCGAAACGGCGAAAAAGGAGCGTAGCAAGCAGCAGGAAGAGGAACGCATCCGGATGGAAAATATACTGTCGGGCAATCCGCTGCTGAACTATTCTTCCACTGCCAAAGCGGAAATGAAGGTGAAACGCCGGTGGGACGATGATGTGGTGTTTAAGAATTGTGCCCGTTCCGAACCGGAGAAGAAGGCGAACCAGTTTGTAAATGATTCCTTGCGATCTGATTTCCACAAAAAGTTTATGGATAAATATATTAAGTAA